CAGGATCCTATTCCTTTGCGTGAGCTGGACAATGGAAATGAGCCCTTACTTCCATCACAGGTAGAGAAAGAGGCCAGACATGTTTTTGAccatttgttacatttacatctattcatttggcagacgcctttatccaaagcgacttacaagtaggagtgCATATAAAATAACAGTACGCTAAACAGTACTGTTAGTTATTTGTTCACCAACCAAAATGCATAACACATGACTGTTGTTGAATCTTACAACACTGTGGTCATGGTCACAATAACATCACAGCCCCCACATGACACATTACATACACAAACACTGGACGTCCTTCCATATCCACAACTTTAAACATTCCTGTTTCCTGATCAACAATTTCTGTTCGCCAGGATTTATTTCCAGTCCAGAATTGAATTAAGAAAGccatttaattcaattattgAATGTGTATATAAATTACTGCAGTAATGTACTAACCAGATGTGTTTCACTAAAAGGTACTAAGATTAAGTTATACTTCATGTCCCATTATGCCATTACCTGTTGAATTCTtattctgtacatttttttccaattaaatgattactttaatgatggaGCTTTACCTGTCTTTAACTTGTTACTGCATTTGCATTTCATTCAGTATGACTCCCAGTCTTCTCAATCGTATGACTATGTCCTGGTGGCTGACATAATTAGAGAGACAAATGATCAAACATTCAAGAAGCAGGATGCATATATTAGGAATCTGAAACAGAAGAACATTAAAGTGACTGTACGTTTGATCACTTACACAATCAAGTTTTAGCTTTTCAGCGGAATTTCACTGTTTCAAACAAGGCTCTCTTTACTGTTGAACAGATAATTGAATATATGGAAAAGGTCTTTTATGGCATTTGTGCCCCTGAAGAAATTTTCGCAAAGTACAAATACTTGCTAAAGGTCTCTGATGCCTGCAACTGGAGCGGGCAGCAAACATGTTTATCGTTCTCCACCAGGTACTGTATACTAGAGCTTCTAAACTCTTATTCAAATGCATTTCAAACAGGATTAAATCCGTTTATCCACCCAAAGCCTTTGTAATAAGATTTTCCTCTGTTGCTTTGTTTTACAGAATCAGGATTGTCCACTTTGTTatacataatacatttataGAAACAGGTGGTAAGTTAATGACAAATCAAGAAATCTCTAGATAGTAGTTGTCTTGGAATATAAAAAggttaatataaaaacaaaaaatggacAAGCCCTTTTACACCCCAAagagaaaattctttcatctaTTACTGACCCTTGTGTCATTGCAaaagtatgacttactttcttctgtagaacaacccccattgactttcattgtatgaacacaaaaccactgagacgttctgtaaaatattttctttggcGTTTCACAGtggaaagagtcatatacagatttgaaaccacatgagggtgaataaatgatgacagaattttgacttttgggtgaaccatccctttaaacctCAGAAGTGAATGAATTAAACATACTTCAAAGTCTCATCAGCAATGTTTCTCTCCACTAATACTGTCTGCTGTTAGAGAGTCTTGAAGAGCTTCTGGCTCAAGGTGTTTTCGAATCCATTTTCTGTCTGCATGAGGTAAGAGTCTTTCATCCTTTTTTGGTTCTATTAAAATGTTCATGGAGATCATGAAACTATACAGATCGTTCAgttgttataaaaatgttgcttcgcaactttattttttaaaggaaaataagCAGAAAGAACTAAAAAAGAAGTGGGCAAGCTGGTCTGCAGTGTTCACACTTTTCAAACAGCCTATCAGTCATGTTAAGTAAGTTGCATGTGTGTCATCATCTTGTTCTATGTTGGCATGGCTTTTTAACACTGTCTGATTGCTTATGTCATTTTTAGAGACTATTTTGGGGAGAAAGTGGCACTGTACTACCTGTGGCTGGGCTGGTACACACGGATGCTCATCCCTGCAGCTTTCATTggcattgttgtgtttttgtatggCATTGCCTTCTTCAATACTAGTCCGCTCATGTGAGTACATTTAAAgccctttgtaaaaaaaaggacTAAGATGAATAAATCTATGCCTGATTTTCTTTTAATTGTGGTGCGTTGTTACAGTAAAGAAGTCTGTCACTCCAACATCATCATGTGTCCAAGATGTGACAAGAGATGCCATGTGTGGAACCTGTCTGACACCTGTACATATGCTAAGGTCAGCAAGTAAACGTGTTTAGAATTGAGTATTGTGTGAGATGGGGTTTTATGTCAGAAAAAGTACTTGCAATTAATTACCAACTTGCGATGAATGCTTACATTTGGAATTTACAAACAGGTCAGCCAGCTATTTGACAATGAAGGGACAGTGGCATTTGCCATGTTTATGGCAATTTGGGGTAAGATTTTGTCTGTTTAATAAggcagaatacatatttcttTGCATGTAACATTAATGCTCATGTTTTGATGTTGTTTTAATAGCCACACTGTTCCTGGAGCTGTGGAAGAGACATCGAGCTCTGTTTGTTTCTAAGTGGAATGTGTTTGACTGGTGTGAGGATGAGGTAGAGGATCTTGtcattgttttttaacaaaataataactTTGCATCTTGTGATGTAGCTAAATAAGTCTTTGTTTCAACAGGAAGAGTTGATTTTGGAGATTGTGAATGATCCCCGGTGTAAGCCAAAAGTGTTCAGACACTCCTATCTGCGCACAACAATGGTGCTGCTTTTGGTAACGCTGGTGGTGAGAACCATAGTTTGCATAGAAACTTTTactatgagtgtgtgtttgttattaTCGCTGTTAGCTTTTGGTGTTCCTTTCACTTTCGGTTTAAAATGGTCAGGTTCGTCTTTTCTGCACatgtttacaataaaattaagtatatttcatttaatatatttatttaattataactaTATATAATACTAGTATGTGCATTGTTTTCAGTTGGTGGTGATCATCGGTCTGACCCATGCACTGGTGATCTGCCGCATATTAGCTGGAATAGTGTTGTCCGAGAGCGAGTGGCATTTCTTGCGTGATCATGCCAGCACAATAGCCATGTTGATTGGTGCAGTGCTGCACTACTTCACTATTCAGGTTATGACTAAGGTAAGTACTGATCTGTTCTGTCCGAAGGGAAGGAAACATCTGTTTGAGAAAGAATATAGCATCTTACAATAATAATGTCTTTTATGCACTTCAATAACTGTTATcctgataaaaaaaaatgtgtacttAAGTATTTGGTTAAATTAGAATAGAATTTCCAATTCACTTAACTGAGTCACAGAAGAGGAGCAGCGCCAAATTCACTCAACTGTACATTTTTAGATCATAGTGGACAAAAATTGCGCTTTCCGCAGTAATTCACTGTCTCTTTTCAGGTCAACAGATTTGTGGCCCTCAAGCTGTGTTCATTAGGTAAGTGTAGAAACATAACATCCTTTACTGGGCCTTATAAAAAGACAAAGATTTctgataaatgatttatttacagAGAAGACTCGCTCAATGGCCGCCACAGAGAGGAGCTTCACTGTGAAGATGTTTACGTTTCAATTCTTCACACTGTTCTCATCACTATTTTATGTGGCCTTTTATCTAGGAAGGTATGTGTCGTTTTGTgtgcattatttaaaatgtttttctaataACAGGCTATTTGAAGTGTCTGTTAATGCTTTGTTCAGAATTAATGGCTATCCAGGAAACTATGTTCGCATAGCAAGCAAGTGGAGATTAGAAGAGGTAAGAGTGATATTcgagttatatactgtatgactgtacaattattttaaaaagtcgCATGTTTTATGGGATATGGGATAGGATTTTCTTAAAGTTAGCTGAGTTTAAAATAGTCCACTTATATTTACCCAAGTTGCTTTAATGTTGGTTCAGAATACTGTTGGAGGTTGGTCTATAGTCACCGAACCTGGTCCATATATTGTTCTCACTAAAATGGacaaaattacttttaaaatatgGGCGGCATTAACTCGCCAAGCAGGAGGTTGGCCATGTTGGATTTaatgtggattttttttgtatgtgGTGCAAAACTTTTATAAATTTCTGCTACAGAATTCATGAAATTGTACCAAACATCAAAATTATGGCCAGACAAACTGATTTTTGAAATCTCCAATGATGTTGCCATGACAaagaaagcaaaacacaaaGTAAATCATTTTCGTACATTGAGTCAGATTGcttgcattttctttttgtcaGTGCCATCCGAGCGGCTGCCTCACAGATCTCTTCATCCAGATGTCTGTTATTCTGGTGCTTAAACAAACAATCAACAACATCTTTGAGTTTGCAGTGCCGTAAGTCTTATGAAAAACCCTTTTCCACTCATTACACTTTTTCCGGTGCTTATTGAGCGACTCTTGCTTTGTGTCTGTGTATTTGGCTTCATGTGGCTGCAGCTGGTTAAAGCTCTGTTTTAAGCGGCTGAAAGCAGATACAATAGAGGAATGTCAAGATAATGGGGGTAACATCAACTCCTGTGACCCCAGCAACCTGCGTAACTGGCTGGACAATTACCACCTGAATGATGTGAATTGTTTCAGCTTGTTTAATGAGTTTTTGGAAATGGGTATGTATCTCTGCCAGCTACCACATTAGTTTCACAGTACTGTAGATGTATTTTGGTATATTTGGATGTGTTCTATAGGCTTATGGCGTGTTCTTTACAATCATTGCATAAACATGTTATTTGCAATACATTTTATAGCCATGTTAACATTTTGTTTACCTATAACTCATGTGCTGTTTTTTCCTGTCTAGTCATTCAGTTTAGTTTCACCACCATCTTTGTGGCTGCCTTCCCTCTGGCTCCTCTTTTGGCTCTGATCAATAACATTTTTGAGATCAGACTGGATGCCATCAAGATGGTCAGCCTTGAGCGCCGCCTGGTGCCCAAAAAGACTAATGACATTGGTAAATACTGTTTTGTTCTTGTATTTGTGTGATGGCTAGGCTGTCTGTTTTTCATCATCAAGTAATTACTTTCATAATGTCTGGCATGTTTTTTCCAGGTGTGTGGACAAGAATATTAGAAGTCGTTGGTGTGATGGCTGTCATTGCTAATGGGCTGGTTATTGGCATTACCTCTGACTTCATCCCACGTCTGGTGTATCGGTACTATTATGGACCATGTGCAAACGGCACCAGTGCCAACCTGGAGTGAGTATTACTTCTCACTTGCTTTGGtatatttcacaaaataaattcttaaaaaaggtatttcttatttatttgaaCCCATTGTCTTTTGTCAAGTTGTCTGGTTTTCCTGCATTATAAATGATCAATTATTATACATTATCAATAACTTTGGTCATGTTAATCAAAATAGATTTTATAggctattatatattattatagtaattGTCTAAgtctttaaacacaaaatggttTAATCAGTGGTTATAGTCAGTCAGTCAAAAATTATTTCTATACATTACTATTagaccagagttattatagttttgatattatttttatttagtttttataaatgtttttaaattagcttttatttttagatgtttagtttttatgttactttTAGTTAAACATTTAGCAActttgttatatgcttttgtcattttattatttatttgttttaattaaagattaaaagataaattaaattaaagattaattaattttttatttagttttgtttactattataattttagtgctttaaacttatttcagtttatttctgatcaacatttaaatttttcgtttagtttattttttccaatcatttttaggccaatattgtttatttcaataaacagaaacgctttcaaagttttaattttagtaaaactAGAATAACCTTGTTAGACTTTGTGAtatcattaataattaaatacttgtcttttactttaattttgtcatttgtttacaGACCAACAGtaaaagtgtaaatgtaaatccaaTGTCTTAAATGTGTCCAATATCTTGCGAACAATACagtaatgtacaattttgtaatgttaaaattGATATATAGAGAAAGTGCAGTCTTGTGCATTTTAAGACGTCATCAAAACCGTAACCACAGTTCACATCTGAAAACACTGACATCGTACACGGTTTTATTGACAACAAAACTATGCATTTTGATTGTCTTGTTTGTAAACGATGACACAAGGACCTTTCATTCTGATCACATTGACATGTTATTTTGATTTGATTGTATGATTTAAGAAATTTGAACACAGCGACTGAGAAAAACTGCAAGTTAGTCAGTCATGATGTAGGGTTGATTTAAGGAAGTGTAAAAATTGTGTTTGTCCTGATTCACCCTCCTAAGCTCTCAAGGTGAACATTCACTTCTAAATTCACTTCTCACATTTTGCTTTCGTCCACATTTTCCTCTGTTTTGAGAAGCATTCAAAAGTGATTAAAGCAgacatgtatatactgtatttgtcttGATATTGATATATTCAGAAGCTCGTGAACTAATATTGGAATATGACTATGAATGTGTTACTTTTGTCTGACAGCTGCATGACAGGGTATATCAACGGCACTCTGGCAACAGCCTACATGTCAGATGTAAATGTGCAAAAAGACTTCCTTATAAAACAAATGACCACAGAAAATGGAATCAATGTTACTCACTGCAGGTGGGCCAAAGACacttatatttatgttttgttaatatatatatacttaatGGGTTCCCTTACCTAAAATGAGTatacttcaagttcattttattaaatacagtatgtactatAAAAATAGAATTAAAAACTCTAGGACAGTTTTAGTATATTTTAAGTACACTTTATGTAATGTAGTAAGTACACTAATATCGATGTACTAGTTGttttaacacaaatgtttttcgtAATTGCCCTCTTTTTCGTACATtaaagatttttacattttaaagaatgtttgctgtgtatgtgtgtattctGCAGTTACAGAGACTACCGCAATGATGTTGACCAGAGTCTCACTCCACAGTTTTGGCTTATTTTGGCATTCCGCTTTGCCTTTGTTATTCTGTTTGAGGTATAGTGTTATCAAATTCTTTATGTCTCTGTtgcatttttttcactttaccACATTTTTCTGTCATGGCTATCAGAAAAGATCTTAGTTTGTAGAAGTGGCTTATGGAAGTTGTTTATCTCTCTGCTTAGCATGTGGTGGTGCTGTGCAAGTTTGTTGCTGCCTGGTTTATACCTGACAGTCCAATCAATGTGAAAAACATTAGGCTGGAGGACAGATTGAGGAGACTGAAAGAGGAACTTCGGTACGTATTTTCCACAAACACTACAACATGCATCTCCTCTGAGTACTTTGGATTCATGTTGTAGAGATAGAGGCATTAAAATATGTAGAAGTGTTATCACTTGTCTTAAAAAAAgtcattgtattttattttcctgCTGCTGATTtgctgatgttttttttctcatctcCAACAGGGAAATGAATGAAACATATGACAGCAGATCCACTGAAGTGTGAACCAAACCAGATTCTTTAAATCGTGTGGATCTTGTAAATTCACGAGACTTGAAATTGAGATTTCTTTACTTCATTATCTGCCTGGCATCGATCTGTGACTGCTCTGCCAATGAGGGACTTATGTCACCACCATCTTATGTTTGCTCCGGAAAATGAAAATTTATCAATTTTAAAGAACTgtgaaaatacaaaattaaagtcAGTTCCTGTTATTTCAGTCGTTATGCGTTCGTCGGAGAAATCCCCACAGGTCTAAATAATACATTAGTGTTGTTGgcaatattatttataatttatattaagaaaaaaactaattttagagtttagtttttttaattttgaaacGCATATGGAAGCCTCCAATAAGTTTTGGATTGACAGTGGAAACCGTGTTTCAAGTCAATTATTCCAAATGTAAGAAACCTAAATTTATAAGGGGAGTACAAAGTACTAAAGGACTGTGCCAACGTGTGATGCTGTTCATACTGCCCCTTGCTTCCCAATAATTGtcttttcagtgtttttttccagttgttttttatatatcttCACGTACCAGAAAATGTACAAAGTGAATCTTGAAGAtggttgtaaaataaaattgtcaaTAATTTTTTCTTCCATGAGGTGTCAGCAGAAATGCATTCTTAAAATACAAAGCAACTTCTACTGAGATTGAATAGTTCTACTCCAAAGGGAAATTCCATGGTTACCTTTGGACAATGTAAAGTGTTTTGGAAGCTTAGCAGaaagtttttatttaagatAAATTACCTTTTTATTTCGTAAGCGTGAAGcagtattttttgtaaaagtgAAACAGCTATGTATCATGTATGAGGTGCACACATTTGATATAAAGAATGTCTTGCAGAATGAACTGAGTAAATTCACGTGTGATTATTTCAGTGGGTGTGTGTGGCCCTTTCCATTCTACCAAACATACCTGAAGAGAGAAAAAATGATGACTCTTGCCTGAATGCATGAGAGAGAAAATGATGCCAGACTCCTTTGTCAGCATTTTACAATTCTCTCCTTATCTTAAAGCGAGAGCTGTTTTCTATCAAATGCACAGGATGTTACTCCCATGCACTCAACTTAAGGCCAACCCACAACAATCATTCACTGACCTCTATTGCATTTCAACCTATCAGCCAATAGCCTCCAGAAGCtcacaaaaagaggaaaaaagttGCGCTTACACCAGACAGTTCTTGTCAGTGTTTTGTGTCAGGTCAAGATCTGGAGAAGTTAAAGGTTTCTACTGTTCACATTAAACACCAAAGGTTAAGAGAATATAACCAAACGCATAAAGGGATTCAGTGATGAGGACAGTCTTTAGAAGATACTGAGTGAACAGCTTAAGAGCACttcatatttttaatacagACAGAAAGCCAGCAAATATGAATGATAGTTCAGAAAAGTAGACCATTTGACAGACAACACAACAAGCTTTTTTAAGAATGTtactatattatataataacGATTTTTAGCGATTAGTTTAATGCATTCTTTACAACTGTCACACAACAAAGCAGAGAATTATTTTGCTTTACAATGTTCATGAATTGAATtacaatacaaatgtattttattgtatttatttgttaaggCAGTGAGCGTTATATTTGTGCTTCGCTACATAATGGTTTAACATGATATTCAGTTACAAATTCAGCTACAAAGTTTATTTCAGATGTAAATTAATTTCACTTCTCATTTCTTTCACACTCCAATAACTGTAACAACCACAAAGCCTGCAGCGGTGTTACATGAAAAGCAAATATTGATAAAGCAGCAAATTTGTCTCTGTAATTGTAAGCAACTGCAATGTTTTAGTTTAGTGCTTCTCTAGGCAAAGTTTATTATTGAACATTTTTCCCATTAAAACTGTGCATCCATTTTCCATCTGCAACAATGTAAAAATAGCATGTCTTGGTGAGAGAATTGGTGTGTATTGCAATATGCAATGAGACTCACAGGAGCTAATATTTTGTGCCTATCTGTTGCCTTCTCCCAAACAGGCTTTAGagttaaatagtaaattcaacAAAGACACACATGTGGGCCATCCAGGCTCAATCCTCTGCAAGCATTTCTCTACGTCTCTGGCATGTCATAATACTTAAGGGTGTTGTCAGCTTTCCAACTTAGGCTATAGAGTAAAAACTCCAGCGTTCGCTCTCCTCACTGCTTATAGAGTCTGGTCATATTCCAGTTGTGACTTCGGTGGTAAAATCCTACAGATGTCTACTGCCATCTCGTCCAGTTTAGTATTGAGTCATGTATACAGATAAGATTAGATGGTTGCATCAATGAAATCTCGTTTTGCGTATCCTTTCTgtaattaaaagaaaagattaaaaagatttttATGACTCCAACCTGCCCCTTGTCATGGTAATTCTCAGTAGCAATGCCAAACAACAATGCTCTGTTGTTACATATCAGCTTTGATAAGGTTGTAATATAGACTGAAGATGGTAAAATTCATGCACATGACACACAGATCACCGGTCTGACATTTGGGCCACAGAGCATCAGAAATAcacatattcatactttatagTGGTTATGCAATAAAATGAAGCCATGAGTCAGTTGATGCCATGTCTGGCAACCctatttttggttaaaaataaataaataataattaaaataattttaaagttATAATGTTTCTTGTTTAAAATGAGCTATACTGTCAGCGCTAAATACAATCTAACTTTTAGTAActatacaaaacaataaaacgagacatgacattttaaaatctttacAAATATAAACTCAGCTAAGTAAAAGAAACATCATGTATGCTTGAACAGGGTAATGTCTGGTAATCAGTTATGGGCTTTAGGTAAATATTTGTCTAGCTAGGCTGATAACTGACTGGAAGAGCAGATATCACACACATAAGGACAGAACATTGATGGGCATTAGAACAACCTCTAGTAACAACACCTAAACAACTATTCACACATTGTATCCGCCCCCATTTATggacttaaaataaaaagatgacTATTGGCCTTGCAAGCTGACACTTAGTAAGAAAATACACATTCTCgctatatatatactgtacacacacacacacgcatgcatgtctggtttactatccccgtggggacagtccataggcgtaatgtttttatactgtacaaactgtatattctatcccctatccctaaccctatccctaaacctaaagatcatagaacactttttgcatttttagatttgtaaaaaatattgttctgtacaatttattagcttttttgcccatggggaccacaattttggtccccacggtgacacgagtccccatgtgttggtgtgcattcaggtttaggtccccaccgggatatacaaacatgaacacacacacacacacgtctggtttactatctccgtggggacagtccataggcgtaatgttttttatactgtacaaactgtatattttatcccctatccctaaacatAAAGATCAAAGAAAACTTtttgaatttttaaaaaatattgttctgtacaatttataagcttctTTGCGTGacaagtccccatgtgttggtgtgcattcaggtttaggtccccaccgggatataaaaacatgtccacacacacacacacacacacgcacgcacgcacgcacgcacgcacgcacacacacacacacacacagaatagcCTTAAGTGCAAAGTCTGTACACAAGAAGGGATCCAGTTGCATGAGTGAATATCAGATTACAGAGAAAAGGTCTTTGTTTTAAGACTACATGCAACTCTGTGTTaatttatttgtgcttttaaCTGGGCTAGACACAGACACTCACCTGTTTGTAGTCTCTGTGGAGTTTGCTGTACTGAAACATATTGCACAAAACTGTGGAAGCAGCTCTGGCTGCCTTTAGTTTCCCAGgactgagaaaaaaaacagaagataGAAACACGAGAAGCATTGCTGGGACATTGTACTCTTGATTAAACTGCTTAATAATGAAACAGCTTGTAGGCTATATTTCAACAGTACTGGCATAAGAGGTGAGGTGCATTATAAATGTGTCATTCATAGTCATATTTGTGTGAAACCATTTCATTCAAAGATTGGGCCTTTCAAGATTACTTTCCACTACGCCCAATGTGTCAAttctataaaaaaatcaatgttcAGTTCAGTGGTTAACAAGCATAGGTTTTTAACTAAAACCACTATACCCAAACAAAAATATGTGATTACAACAAAACCAATAGTTGAAATTGAAATAATTGAAGAATAACAATGTTACTTTCAATGTTTCCCAATTACACGATAACAGGATAATATTCAGAAATGTTCATACAATTTGTTAAATATCTTTGGCATGACACACTAAACATCTGCATTACACCAGAgacaaaacattacataaaGCAAATCAATTTGATCACAAAAGCAGATATATAACAGCTAATAAAGACATTTGCATTAAGCAATTAAGGAAGTTTATTCACCCCCATGCCATTCCAAATCtgaatatgactctttcttctgtggaacacaaaagaagacattttgagatttgagaatgatttgagacattcTTTGTGGtattgtgtccacacaatggggatcaatggttaccaacattctccaaaatgttgtgttctgctgaagaaagaaaaccatacaggtttggaatgaaaagaggatgagtaaatgatgaaagaagtttcattttgaggcgaactgtccctttaacatctgCTAACACTTTGATGGTCCCCCAAAATACATTCTATAACTTTGCAACTACATGTCAACTTCTCCTAACCCTAACAATGTCAATACTCTAACGGGAATCATTGGCAAAGTTACTgatagttattattattgtctAAAGTGGACtaacaaaataaagtgtaaccctAAAGTGTACTAAATATATTCCACTACAGTCATAGAGGGGAATTTTCCATTATCTGGGTTATATCAGCCACTAGGAAAAGGTAAATATTTTTTGAGAAACATTATGGCAATTCTATACCTGTTGTCATGAGATGTCTTAATGCCGACCAGCTTGGGCAGTCCATCAAAGAAAGCGATATCTCTTGCAGCTACAGAACTTCCTGTAACAAGATTATTGAAAACTCCACAGATATTCACCACCACGTCACTAGAAGGTTCTTTCTGATATCCGTCACTTGGGAGTTTAGTCACCAGAATATTCACCACTTTGGTGGCTAAGGATAAAAAGCAATGAGAAACACAGCTGGAGTTAGACAAACAGGAAGAGTGAGATACGTGCAGTGTCTCGAGTGGCTTTGGGGGGGAATACTTTCGGAGCAGACGGCGGAGTTCAGGGTGGGGATGAGCAGCTGATATTGAGACCAATACATAAAAGTGTCTGATGGGAACCTAAGTCTGAATGTGGGATAAAGTAAAACAATGTGTGGGAGTCAAACAATGTGTAAAAATCCGACCTGTGCTATTATGGGATGAAGAGTGGTCAGTGTGGAGGCAGAAAGAATGAAATACACCCGGTAAAGCGGTTTTGCTAGTCATCTGTTTgagcaataaatatatttaggaCACTTTTTTGCCAGAATTCTGAATTCTTAGCTGGGAAATCTAAcacattaaaaactaaaattagAGACAAAGAGTTGAGAAGTGACTGACTAACCCATATCAGCTTTGTTTTTGCAGTGTCGGGAGAGATTTCTCAGAAGACCCATGAGAGAGCGGAGTTCAGTGTCGGTGGGTGTTCGTAAT
This region of Triplophysa rosa linkage group LG1, Trosa_1v2, whole genome shotgun sequence genomic DNA includes:
- the ano9b gene encoding anoctamin-9 isoform X1, with the translated sequence MAMIATLDLTIKLSNSQCLICRSCLKSLLDPIPLRELDNGNEPLLPSQYDSQSSQSYDYVLVADIIRETNDQTFKKQDAYIRNLKQKNIKVTIIEYMEKVFYGICAPEEIFAKYKYLLKVSDACNWSGQQTCLSFSTRIRIVHFVIHNTFIETGESLEELLAQGVFESIFCLHEENKQKELKKKWASWSAVFTLFKQPISHVKDYFGEKVALYYLWLGWYTRMLIPAAFIGIVVFLYGIAFFNTSPLIKEVCHSNIIMCPRCDKRCHVWNLSDTCTYAKVSQLFDNEGTVAFAMFMAIWATLFLELWKRHRALFVSKWNVFDWCEDEEELILEIVNDPRCKPKVFRHSYLRTTMVLLLVTLVLVVIIGLTHALVICRILAGIVLSESEWHFLRDHASTIAMLIGAVLHYFTIQVMTKVNRFVALKLCSLEKTRSMAATERSFTVKMFTFQFFTLFSSLFYVAFYLGRINGYPGNYVRIASKWRLEECHPSGCLTDLFIQMSVILVLKQTINNIFEFAVPWLKLCFKRLKADTIEECQDNGGNINSCDPSNLRNWLDNYHLNDVNCFSLFNEFLEMVIQFSFTTIFVAAFPLAPLLALINNIFEIRLDAIKMVSLERRLVPKKTNDIGVWTRILEVVGVMAVIANGLVIGITSDFIPRLVYRYYYGPCANGTSANLDCMTGYINGTLATAYMSDVNVQKDFLIKQMTTENGINVTHCSYRDYRNDVDQSLTPQFWLILAFRFAFVILFEHVVVLCKFVAAWFIPDSPINVKNIRLEDRLRRLKEELREMNETYDSRSTEV
- the ano9b gene encoding anoctamin-9 isoform X2 yields the protein MFSIDQEDPIPLRELDNGNEPLLPSQYDSQSSQSYDYVLVADIIRETNDQTFKKQDAYIRNLKQKNIKVTIIEYMEKVFYGICAPEEIFAKYKYLLKVSDACNWSGQQTCLSFSTRIRIVHFVIHNTFIETGESLEELLAQGVFESIFCLHEENKQKELKKKWASWSAVFTLFKQPISHVKDYFGEKVALYYLWLGWYTRMLIPAAFIGIVVFLYGIAFFNTSPLIKEVCHSNIIMCPRCDKRCHVWNLSDTCTYAKVSQLFDNEGTVAFAMFMAIWATLFLELWKRHRALFVSKWNVFDWCEDEEELILEIVNDPRCKPKVFRHSYLRTTMVLLLVTLVLVVIIGLTHALVICRILAGIVLSESEWHFLRDHASTIAMLIGAVLHYFTIQVMTKVNRFVALKLCSLEKTRSMAATERSFTVKMFTFQFFTLFSSLFYVAFYLGRINGYPGNYVRIASKWRLEECHPSGCLTDLFIQMSVILVLKQTINNIFEFAVPWLKLCFKRLKADTIEECQDNGGNINSCDPSNLRNWLDNYHLNDVNCFSLFNEFLEMVIQFSFTTIFVAAFPLAPLLALINNIFEIRLDAIKMVSLERRLVPKKTNDIGVWTRILEVVGVMAVIANGLVIGITSDFIPRLVYRYYYGPCANGTSANLDCMTGYINGTLATAYMSDVNVQKDFLIKQMTTENGINVTHCSYRDYRNDVDQSLTPQFWLILAFRFAFVILFEHVVVLCKFVAAWFIPDSPINVKNIRLEDRLRRLKEELREMNETYDSRSTEV